The proteins below come from a single Candidatus Schekmanbacteria bacterium genomic window:
- a CDS encoding LysM peptidoglycan-binding domain-containing protein yields the protein PIGVIAEANNIRNPRLIRVGQTILVPNKWNRGFKSTANYPIGELVIHLVRRGETLSHIARKYGTTVSSIMRWNNLKSAKKIFPNQRLKVYAGLTSKEITPQIDTAQINNAKKDQSGRYIIHKVRRGENLWLISRKYGVTISSLMKWNNIRYANRIKPGQPIKVYLERVALSSKKNSTVQRTESKNSSTNETIIYKVKKGDSLWSISKKYGVSIENIKRWNNLKYSNRLMPGDELRINLAESDSSESSSTKVRIAKNENESTGYIIHKVKKGETLWVIAKRYGVSIANIMEWNNIRSARKLRPSQKLKIYKKEFLSS from the coding sequence CCTATAGGAGTGATTGCAGAAGCAAACAATATCAGAAATCCTCGGTTAATCAGAGTAGGGCAAACAATCCTTGTGCCAAACAAGTGGAATAGAGGATTCAAAAGCACTGCGAACTATCCTATTGGAGAGCTCGTAATTCATCTCGTTAGACGAGGAGAAACATTATCTCATATTGCAAGAAAATACGGCACTACAGTATCAAGTATTATGAGATGGAACAATCTTAAATCGGCAAAGAAAATATTTCCCAATCAACGGCTTAAAGTCTATGCAGGACTTACTTCAAAAGAGATAACTCCACAGATAGATACAGCACAAATCAATAATGCAAAAAAAGATCAATCAGGCCGTTATATTATCCATAAAGTAAGAAGAGGTGAAAATCTTTGGCTTATTTCAAGAAAATATGGTGTTACTATTTCATCTTTAATGAAATGGAATAATATTAGATACGCAAATAGAATTAAACCCGGACAACCTATCAAAGTGTATTTAGAAAGAGTAGCGCTGTCATCAAAAAAGAATTCTACTGTTCAAAGAACGGAATCGAAAAATTCAAGCACCAATGAAACAATCATATATAAAGTCAAAAAAGGAGACAGTCTCTGGTCTATCTCCAAAAAATATGGAGTATCGATTGAAAATATAAAAAGATGGAATAATCTAAAATATTCAAATAGACTGATGCCGGGTGATGAATTGAGGATAAATCTTGCTGAATCAGATTCATCTGAATCATCTTCAACAAAAGTTAGAATTGCCAAAAATGAAAATGAATCAACAGGATATATAATCCATAAAGTAAAAAAAGGGGAAACCCTTTGGGTAATTGCAAAAAGATATGGTGTCTCAATTGCAAATATTATGGAATGGAATAATATACGCTCAGCAAGAAAGCTGCGTCCAAGTCAAAAGCTAAAAATCTACAAGAAAGAATTTCTAAGTTCCTAA
- a CDS encoding cation:proton antiporter, whose product MSSRNIIVLTLFLLLVFLPFFSSVSALSETDGAVIEGHNVVSNEVSQEKSAEHIETGHIDPVTPVLLWLIVILLGAKVGGEIFERIKQPPVLGELIAGVLIGNFYYLTGIDIFQPIASDLYIDIISRIGVIILLFEVGLESSLEDMMKVGWKSFWVATVGVIAPFVLGYFVSLYFFPEKNTNVHIFIGATLCATSVGITARVFKDLGKISSKEAQIVLGAAVIDDVMGLVILSIVSGIIISGSISLLSVSYITLKAVLFLAVGILAGIKVAPLITKQASKMKVDGLKIVLALSIAFLFSYVASKIGLAPIVGAFAAGLILEEVYFEGFKDAQKLDEIIKPISSFLVPVFFVLMGIQVKLETFTNVKILGVAAGITIAAFVGKQVCGFVTGKGVNRLCIGISMVPRGEVGLIFAAIGKQLGVVNDAVFSAVVIMVIVTTLITPPLIKFSLSREK is encoded by the coding sequence ATGAGTTCAAGAAATATAATTGTTCTAACACTCTTTCTGCTATTGGTTTTTCTGCCATTTTTTTCTTCGGTTAGTGCGTTGTCTGAAACTGATGGTGCTGTTATTGAAGGACATAATGTTGTCTCCAATGAAGTTTCTCAAGAAAAATCGGCAGAGCATATAGAAACTGGTCATATTGATCCGGTAACTCCTGTCCTACTATGGCTAATAGTTATTTTATTGGGAGCCAAGGTTGGAGGGGAAATATTCGAAAGGATAAAACAGCCGCCTGTATTGGGTGAGCTCATTGCAGGAGTGCTGATTGGGAATTTTTATTATCTAACGGGGATTGATATTTTTCAACCTATTGCTTCTGATCTCTACATTGATATTATTTCAAGAATTGGAGTTATAATACTTTTATTCGAAGTGGGATTGGAATCAAGTTTGGAAGATATGATGAAGGTCGGATGGAAGTCCTTTTGGGTTGCAACAGTAGGAGTAATTGCTCCTTTTGTCCTTGGCTACTTTGTAAGTCTATATTTTTTCCCTGAAAAAAACACAAATGTCCATATCTTTATAGGAGCAACCTTGTGCGCAACAAGTGTTGGAATTACTGCAAGAGTGTTTAAAGACCTTGGGAAGATTTCATCGAAGGAAGCTCAAATAGTTCTTGGTGCGGCTGTTATAGATGATGTTATGGGGCTTGTGATTTTGAGCATTGTTTCAGGAATAATCATATCAGGTTCGATTAGTTTACTTTCTGTATCATATATCACTTTGAAAGCAGTATTGTTTCTTGCTGTTGGTATTTTAGCGGGAATCAAGGTGGCGCCACTCATAACCAAACAAGCTTCAAAGATGAAAGTTGATGGGTTAAAGATAGTGCTTGCTTTAAGCATTGCTTTTCTTTTTTCCTATGTAGCAAGCAAAATAGGTTTAGCGCCGATTGTAGGTGCTTTTGCCGCAGGTTTAATACTTGAAGAGGTTTATTTTGAAGGTTTTAAAGATGCCCAGAAGCTCGATGAAATTATAAAACCAATTTCTTCTTTTCTTGTCCCTGTGTTTTTTGTCCTTATGGGAATCCAGGTCAAACTTGAAACTTTTACCAATGTTAAGATACTGGGAGTTGCGGCTGGAATCACAATTGCGGCATTTGTTGGCAAACAAGTATGTGGTTTTGTAACGGGCAAGGGAGTTAATCGATTGTGTATAGGTATATCAATGGTGCCAAGAGGTGAAGTGGGATTAATCTTTGCCGCTATTGGGAAGCAGCTTGGAGTAGTAAATGACGCTGTTTTCAGTGCAGTTGTTATAATGGTTATTGTTACTACATTGATTACTCCGCCACTGATAAAGTTCAGTTTAAGTCGGGAAAAATAA
- the moaC gene encoding cyclic pyranopterin monophosphate synthase MoaC yields the protein MARFTHFDEKGASRMVDVSAKKPTLRTAQAQGIVSLGKEAYSMLKDKKIAKGDVLEVSRLAGIMGAKKTSELIPLCHPLKITSVSIDFELFDENCEIKVVSTVKAVDITGVEMEALTAVTVAALTIYDMCKAVDKAIEIKDIYLIEKTGGKSGTFRRKEK from the coding sequence ATGGCTCGTTTTACACATTTTGATGAAAAGGGCGCTTCTCGAATGGTCGATGTCAGTGCTAAAAAACCGACTTTGAGGACTGCGCAAGCACAAGGCATAGTATCATTGGGGAAAGAAGCATATTCGATGTTAAAGGATAAGAAGATTGCAAAAGGAGATGTCTTGGAAGTATCTCGTCTTGCAGGAATAATGGGCGCAAAGAAAACGAGTGAATTGATCCCTTTATGCCATCCTTTGAAAATAACCTCTGTAAGTATAGATTTTGAACTTTTTGATGAAAATTGTGAAATTAAAGTTGTTTCAACAGTGAAAGCAGTGGATATTACAGGAGTTGAAATGGAAGCACTCACTGCTGTAACGGTTGCAGCATTGACCATTTATGATATGTGCAAGGCAGTAGATAAGGCAATTGAGATAAAAGATATTTATCTAATCGAGAAGACAGGAGGGAAAAGCGGAACTTTTAGAAGAAAAGAAAAGTAA